From Rutidosis leptorrhynchoides isolate AG116_Rl617_1_P2 chromosome 3, CSIRO_AGI_Rlap_v1, whole genome shotgun sequence, a single genomic window includes:
- the LOC139899787 gene encoding uncharacterized protein: MKILSINVRGFGVEGKFGWVKGLCLNERPDIAVFQETKCRYLNEGWVHSLWGSGNCGYIQKEAVGYSGGLLIIWDNSRFMANNAVGNNFFIAIRGNWLGSGHESVIVNIYGPHNDAGKKELWRALDILLNDIDSPCILCGDFNEVRFQSDRLNCDFNQSRASRFNEFIDRNNLIDILINGKRFTRISDDGMKFSKLDRFLINEMFLKLWEDLSVMALDRRESDHCLLVLRDKYIDFGPKHFKVFDEWFNKEGVERVIVDAWVNNVRGSKKDCNFRDKLKNVKFDLRAWSKTEFGSIDGEIKTLKEEVSVWENKAENGGLSDEDRVRWLDTRRKWIVKEKSKTNMLRQKARIRCEMSRSY; encoded by the coding sequence atgaagattttgtcGATAAACGTGCGCGGGTTTGGTGTTGAGGGTAAATTCGGGTGGGTGAAAGGATTATGTCTCAATGAACGTCCGGACATAGCGGTGTTTCAAGAAACCAAATGTCGTTATTTAAATGAAGGGTGGGTTCATTCTTTATGGGGGAGTGGTAACTGTGGGTACATCCAGAAAGAAGCCGTGGGTTATTCGGGTGGCCTGTTAATTATTTGGGATAATTCGAGGTTTATGGCCAACAATGCAGTAGGCAACAATTTTTTTATTGCAATTCGTGGAAATTGGTTGGGGTCAGGCCACGAGTCAGTTATTGTGAACATCTATGGTCCGCATAATGACGCAGGTAAAAAAGAATTGTGGCGGGCTTTAGACATTCTTTTGAACGATATTGATTCGCCTTGTATCCTATGTGGTGATTTTAATGAGGTGCGGTTCCAATCCGATCGACTTAATTGTGACTTTAATCAATCTCGTGCTTCACGATTTAACGAGTTCATTGACAGAAACAACCTCATAGATATCCTGATTAATGGCAAGAGGTTTACCCGTATAAGTGATGATGGAATGAAGTTCAGTAAGTTGGACCGGTTCCTCATTAATGAAATGTTCCTTAAATTATGGGAGGACTTGTCGGTTATGGCATTGGATAGAAGGGAGTCGGATCACTGCCTTCTTGTCCTTAGGGATAAATACATTGATTTTGGCCCGAAACACTTCAAGGTTTTCGACGAATGGTTTAATAAAGAGGGTGTCGAAAGGGTTATTGTTGATGCTTGGGTGAATAATGTGCGTGGGTCCAAGAAAGATTGTAATTTTAGGGACAAACTTAAGAATGTTAAATTTGATTTGAGGGCTTGGAGTAAAACTGAGTTTGGTAGCATTGACGGTGAAATCAAGACTCTTAAAGAGGAGGTTTCCGTGTGGGAAAACAAAGCGGAAAACGGGGGATTAAGTGATGAGGATAGGGTGCGATGGTTAGACACTCGGAGGAAATGGATTGTGAAAGAAAAATCTAAAACCAACATGCTAAGACAAAAAGCTCGTATacggtgtgaaatgtcccgttcttattga